The sequence CGAGGAACCCATCGGGGTGCTGACGCGCCAAGACATCATCACGTTCCTCTCGACCAGCTCCGAAGTCGTGCACAAGTAACCGCATGAAATTTTCGACAAGGGCAATACATGTCGGGCAGGATCCGGATCCGACGACCGGCGCAACGATTGTCCCGATCTATCAGACTTCCACCTACACGCAGATGCGGGTCGGCGAGCACAAGGGCTTCGACTACAGCCGGACGATCAATCCGACACGCCTGGCCTTGGAGCGGCAGCTTGCGTCGCTCGAGAGCGCGCGCTTCGCCAGCGCGTTTGCGAGCGGCATGGCTGCAACCTCGGCCGTGCTGGGGCTGCTCTCCGCCGGCGATCACGCCGTCGTGAGCGACGACCTGTACGGCGGCACGTATCGGCTCTTCTCGCGCGTGCTGGAACGCTACGGGATCACGTTCACGTACGTCGACATGAGCGACCTGGCCGCCGTGCGCAACGCGGTCTCGCCCGCGACGAAGTTGTTCTGGGTCGAGACGCCCACGAATCCGCTGTTGCGCGTCGTGGACATCGCAGCGATCGCGTCGCTGCGGCGCGGCGAGCAAGTGGTCGTGGTGGACAACACGTTCGCGACGCCGTATTTCCAGCAGCCGCTGACGCTGGGCGCGCAGATCGTCGTCCACTCCACGACCAAGTACATCGGCGGACACAGCGACGTCGTCGGCGGCGCTGCCGTCACGGACGATCCCGAGCTGCACGAACGGATCAAGTTCCAGCAGAATGCGGTGGGCGGAGTCCCCGGCCCCATCGATGCATGGTTGACGATGCGCGGTGCGAAGACGCTCGCGTTGCGAATGCGCGAGCACGCGCGCAACGCCCAAGCGGTCGCGGAGTTCCTCGAATCGCGTGACGACGTGGCGCGAGTGTATTATCCCGGACTGCCGTCGCATCCACAGCACGAACTCGCGCGGCGCCAGATGAGTGGCTTCGGCGGGATGGTCTCGTGCGCGTTCGACGACGCCGAGCGCGCCAAGGCGTTCGCGGGACGGCTAAAGCTCTTCAGCCTGGCAGAGAGCCTCGGCGGCGTGGAATCACTGATCTGTCATCCCGGCCGCATGACGCACGGCTCGATTCCGGCGGCCGATCGCGAGCGGCGCGGCATCGGTGACGGGCTCTTGCGCCTCTCGGTCGGAATCGAGGACCTCTCAGACTTGATCGAGGATCTGCGCGCGGCGCTCGACGCTACGGCTGATTCACGGGGTACGCGACCGCCGTTACTTGCTTGAGAAGCTGCTTGGCTTCGTCCGGCCCCGCGTCGCCGAGGCGCACGGTTTCGGAGAGGACGACGCCGCGCTGGCCGTCGGCCCACACGATGGCGAACTCCTTGCGCGCATCGAATCCGCTTCCGTAAGCGATCTCGACGAACGTTGCCGGCATCCCATTGAGCAGCGTCATCGGCGTTCGATCGCGTATCAGGGTGCCGTCCTGCGCACCATGCGTCTGGCTCTCGAACTGTCCCTCCCACTGCGATGGAGCGCCGGCGTAGTCTTCCATTGCGAGCGTGATCTCGCGCGCATTCTCCTTGCCGGGATACACCACCCAGGCGGCGACGGTCTGGAGATCCTGCGAAAGCTGGTCGGGCG is a genomic window of Candidatus Binatia bacterium containing:
- a CDS encoding cystathionine gamma-synthase, coding for MKFSTRAIHVGQDPDPTTGATIVPIYQTSTYTQMRVGEHKGFDYSRTINPTRLALERQLASLESARFASAFASGMAATSAVLGLLSAGDHAVVSDDLYGGTYRLFSRVLERYGITFTYVDMSDLAAVRNAVSPATKLFWVETPTNPLLRVVDIAAIASLRRGEQVVVVDNTFATPYFQQPLTLGAQIVVHSTTKYIGGHSDVVGGAAVTDDPELHERIKFQQNAVGGVPGPIDAWLTMRGAKTLALRMREHARNAQAVAEFLESRDDVARVYYPGLPSHPQHELARRQMSGFGGMVSCAFDDAERAKAFAGRLKLFSLAESLGGVESLICHPGRMTHGSIPAADRERRGIGDGLLRLSVGIEDLSDLIEDLRAALDATADSRGTRPPLLA